In Saccharothrix syringae, the following are encoded in one genomic region:
- a CDS encoding type I polyketide synthase, with translation MSSERIAIVGIGLRYPDAGSTGELWENVLAGRRAFRRLPDERMNHDDYYSPDPTAPDRFYSAKAAVLRDFEFDRVRYRVAGSTFRSTDMTHWLALDVAARALADAGFPEGEGLPRRTTGVLFGNSLTGEFSRANLMRLRWPYVRRTVAAALTAKGWPEDETAGFLRDLEVQYKAPFPPIDEDTLAGGLANTIAGRICNHFDLRGGGYTVDGACSSSLLSVATAAKSLVEGDLDVAVAGGVDLSIDPFEVIGFAKTGALAQREMKVYDKDSNGFWPGEGAGALVLLREEDALARGLRIYATIAGWGVSSDGKGGITRPEAEGHRLALHRAYGRAGYGVETVSYFEGHGTGTALGDETEIEALSSARRAADPAARPAALSSVKGNFGHTKAAAGVAGLIKAALAVHHQVIPPGTGQYEPHPKLTADDAVMYVPREAELWPRDRPVRAGVSAMGFGGINTHITLEAAPDASRRDRLDARTTALVSGRQDAEVLLFDAVDRPSLKARLAEVAALLPKLSFAELGDLAGALAARLTGAPLRAAVVARAPEEAERKVARLIAAVDEGASAFDVADGVFLDHRPDAPRVAFLFPGQGSGRGAVGAIRRRFAVAEEVFRDAGLPTGGDQVATEVAQPRIVAGSLAALRVLRELGVEADTAAGHSLGELTAVHWGGALDAGRVLRLAVERGHVMAHASRGGGAMAGLATDPDRARELAAGEDVVVAGYNGPAQTVLSGPAEAVDRVCAAARAAGVHATRVAVSHAFHSPLVAPAAEAMAERLVDFDFGRLIRPVHSSVTGDVLAADTDLRELLRDQITLPVRFHEAAARAAAGADLVIEVGPGRVLTGLLADIAPGKPVLAVDTDSASLTPLLAVVAGAHVLGVPIRTDALFGDRVLRDLPLDGAMTFLASPCETAPALDAALLPTGQTAPGGPAAPVEEPQPSTGAATAESTLDLLRRLAAQRVELPLDAVTAATHPLDDLHLSSITVGQLVNEVTRSMGRPALEAAPNFATVRLGELADLIDELAATAHEDERDTDEVPGVAPWVRPFLVRHVERPLAPVTPVTPGSWSVHAPGGHPLAEPLRAALPGDGVLLLLPPEGGDAHVGLFLAAARDALASGRRFAVVQHELGASGLARTLHLEAPHLPVTAVDLAPELIGPDHDAVALVVAEVAATTGFSQARYDRDGTRTVPVLTAVPAKPGGGAAGTPLEPGDVLLVTGGGKGITAECALAIAADSGASLALVGRADPEQDAELAANLARMTAAGVTHRYERADVTSAEQVAAAVERFRAELGEVTAVLHGAGRNEPRALTGLTEEDFHATLAPKIAGLEAVLAAVDADRVKLLITFGSIIGRAGLRGEAHYATANDWMTELTARFGREHPAARVLALEWSVWSGAGMGERLGVVEALMRDGITPISTDAGIAVLREVLADPEAGPVLVVSGRAAGLPTLEQERAELPLTRFVDRVVVHYPGVELVTEAELSDRSDPYLGDHLLDGDLLFPAVIGMEAMTQVATALTGHDAPPLLEDVRFLRPVVVRPGGALTVRLAALARDAETVDVVIRAEDTGFSADHFRARLRFPRPEIPGDRVDGAAALPPVPVDPVTELYGSVLFQGKRFQRLQGYRRASARHAVAEVATAPTASWFAPFLPQDRLLADPGTRDVMMHAIQCCVPDATLLPESVERLYPAAPVDQLAEYVVLDARERSQDGDSYTYDLDVRDPEGRLVERWEGLVLRAVRKRDGGGPWTPTMLGSYLERSLERVLGGSRAVVVEPDPTGAAPERRAQTALALSRALDRPVVVRYRPDGRPEVEGASVSASHGAGLTFAAVAGGGALAVDVETAAPRGADDWAGLLGGDLLAVRDLLAGEAGESADVAGTRVWGALECLRKTGSTTQALTVDRVHPDGWAVLSTGDARVATWVTTVDGRTEPVVFAVLVGKED, from the coding sequence ATGAGCAGTGAGCGGATCGCAATCGTCGGCATCGGGCTGCGCTACCCCGATGCCGGTTCCACCGGGGAGCTCTGGGAGAACGTCCTGGCCGGTCGACGGGCCTTCCGCAGGTTGCCCGACGAGCGGATGAACCACGACGACTACTACTCCCCGGACCCGACCGCGCCGGACCGCTTCTACTCCGCGAAAGCGGCGGTGCTGCGCGATTTCGAGTTCGACCGGGTGCGCTACCGCGTCGCGGGCAGCACGTTCCGCTCGACGGACATGACGCACTGGCTGGCCCTTGACGTCGCCGCGCGGGCGCTGGCCGACGCGGGCTTCCCCGAGGGCGAGGGCCTGCCCCGGCGAACCACCGGCGTGCTGTTCGGCAACAGCCTGACCGGCGAGTTCTCCCGCGCCAACCTGATGCGGCTGCGCTGGCCGTACGTGCGGCGCACGGTCGCCGCCGCGCTGACCGCCAAGGGCTGGCCCGAGGACGAGACCGCGGGCTTCCTGCGCGACCTGGAGGTGCAGTACAAGGCGCCGTTCCCGCCCATCGACGAGGACACGCTGGCCGGCGGGCTGGCCAACACCATCGCCGGCCGCATCTGCAACCACTTCGACCTGCGCGGCGGCGGCTACACCGTGGACGGCGCCTGCTCCTCGTCGCTGCTGTCGGTCGCCACCGCGGCGAAGTCCCTCGTCGAGGGCGACCTGGACGTGGCCGTCGCGGGCGGCGTCGACCTGTCCATCGACCCCTTCGAGGTCATCGGCTTCGCCAAGACCGGCGCGCTGGCCCAGCGCGAGATGAAGGTCTACGACAAGGACTCCAACGGCTTCTGGCCCGGCGAGGGCGCGGGGGCGCTGGTGCTGCTGCGCGAGGAGGACGCGCTGGCCCGGGGGCTGCGCATCTACGCGACCATCGCCGGGTGGGGTGTGTCCTCGGACGGCAAGGGCGGCATCACCCGCCCGGAGGCCGAGGGCCACCGCCTGGCGCTGCACCGCGCCTACGGCCGCGCCGGGTACGGCGTGGAGACCGTGTCCTACTTCGAGGGCCACGGCACCGGCACCGCGCTGGGCGACGAGACCGAGATCGAGGCCCTGTCCTCCGCCCGCCGCGCCGCCGACCCGGCGGCCCGCCCGGCCGCGCTGAGCAGCGTCAAGGGCAACTTCGGGCACACCAAGGCCGCGGCCGGCGTGGCCGGGCTGATCAAGGCCGCGCTGGCGGTGCACCACCAGGTCATCCCGCCGGGCACCGGCCAGTACGAACCGCACCCGAAGCTGACCGCCGACGACGCCGTGATGTACGTGCCGCGCGAGGCCGAGCTGTGGCCGCGGGACCGCCCGGTGCGCGCCGGCGTGTCCGCGATGGGCTTCGGCGGCATCAACACCCACATCACCCTGGAGGCCGCACCGGACGCGTCCCGCCGCGACCGGCTCGACGCGCGCACCACCGCCCTGGTCTCGGGCCGCCAGGACGCCGAGGTGCTGCTGTTCGACGCGGTCGACCGCCCCTCGCTCAAGGCGCGGCTGGCCGAGGTCGCCGCGCTGCTGCCCAAGCTGTCCTTCGCCGAGCTGGGCGACCTGGCGGGCGCGCTGGCCGCGCGGCTCACCGGCGCGCCGCTGCGCGCCGCCGTGGTGGCCCGCGCCCCCGAGGAGGCCGAGCGCAAGGTGGCCCGGCTGATCGCCGCGGTCGACGAGGGCGCGAGCGCGTTCGACGTCGCCGACGGCGTGTTCCTGGACCACCGGCCGGACGCGCCCCGCGTGGCGTTCCTGTTCCCCGGCCAGGGTTCCGGGCGCGGCGCGGTCGGGGCCATCCGCCGCCGCTTCGCCGTCGCCGAGGAGGTCTTCCGCGACGCGGGCCTGCCCACCGGCGGCGATCAGGTCGCCACCGAGGTCGCGCAGCCGCGCATCGTCGCGGGCTCGCTGGCCGCGCTGCGGGTGCTGCGCGAGCTGGGCGTGGAGGCCGACACGGCCGCCGGCCACAGCCTCGGCGAGCTGACCGCCGTGCACTGGGGCGGCGCGCTCGACGCCGGCCGCGTGCTCCGGCTGGCCGTCGAGCGCGGGCACGTCATGGCGCACGCGAGTCGCGGCGGCGGCGCGATGGCCGGCCTGGCCACCGACCCGGACCGCGCCCGGGAGCTGGCCGCCGGCGAGGACGTCGTGGTCGCGGGCTACAACGGCCCCGCGCAGACCGTGCTGTCCGGTCCGGCCGAGGCCGTGGACCGGGTGTGCGCGGCGGCGCGCGCCGCGGGCGTGCACGCCACCCGCGTGGCCGTCTCCCACGCCTTCCACTCGCCGCTGGTCGCACCGGCCGCCGAGGCGATGGCCGAGCGGCTGGTCGACTTCGACTTCGGCCGGCTGATCCGGCCCGTGCACTCGTCGGTCACCGGCGACGTGCTGGCCGCCGACACCGACCTGCGCGAGCTGCTGCGCGACCAGATCACCCTGCCGGTCCGGTTCCACGAGGCCGCCGCCCGGGCCGCCGCGGGCGCCGACCTGGTGATCGAGGTCGGCCCCGGCCGCGTGCTGACCGGCCTGCTGGCCGACATCGCGCCCGGCAAGCCCGTGCTGGCCGTGGACACCGACAGCGCCTCCCTGACCCCCCTGCTGGCCGTCGTCGCCGGAGCCCACGTCCTGGGCGTGCCGATCCGCACCGACGCCCTGTTCGGCGACCGGGTCCTGCGCGACCTGCCGCTCGACGGCGCCATGACGTTCCTGGCCAGCCCCTGCGAGACCGCGCCCGCCCTCGATGCCGCGCTGCTCCCGACCGGGCAGACCGCGCCGGGGGGTCCCGCCGCGCCCGTCGAGGAGCCCCAGCCCTCGACGGGCGCGGCCACCGCGGAGTCCACCCTGGACCTGCTGCGGCGGCTGGCCGCGCAGCGCGTCGAGCTGCCGCTGGACGCGGTCACCGCGGCCACCCACCCGCTCGACGACCTGCACCTGAGCTCCATCACGGTCGGCCAGCTCGTCAACGAGGTGACCCGCAGCATGGGCCGCCCGGCGCTGGAGGCCGCGCCCAACTTCGCCACCGTGCGGCTGGGCGAGCTGGCCGACCTGATCGACGAGCTGGCCGCCACCGCGCACGAGGACGAGCGCGACACCGACGAGGTGCCCGGCGTGGCGCCGTGGGTGCGGCCGTTCCTGGTCCGGCACGTCGAACGCCCGCTCGCGCCCGTCACGCCCGTCACGCCGGGCAGCTGGTCGGTGCACGCCCCCGGGGGTCACCCGCTGGCCGAGCCGCTGCGGGCCGCGCTGCCCGGCGACGGCGTGCTGCTGCTCCTGCCGCCCGAGGGCGGTGACGCGCACGTCGGCCTGTTCCTGGCCGCGGCGCGCGACGCGCTGGCCTCCGGGCGGCGGTTCGCCGTCGTGCAGCACGAGCTGGGCGCCTCCGGCCTCGCCCGCACGCTGCACCTGGAGGCGCCGCACCTGCCGGTGACCGCGGTCGACCTCGCCCCCGAGCTGATCGGCCCGGACCACGACGCCGTGGCCCTGGTCGTCGCCGAGGTGGCCGCGACCACCGGGTTCTCCCAGGCCCGCTACGACCGCGACGGCACGCGCACCGTGCCGGTGCTCACCGCCGTGCCCGCCAAGCCCGGCGGGGGAGCGGCCGGGACGCCGCTGGAACCCGGCGACGTGCTGCTGGTCACCGGCGGCGGCAAGGGCATCACGGCCGAGTGCGCCCTCGCGATCGCCGCCGACTCGGGCGCGTCCCTGGCCCTGGTCGGCCGGGCCGACCCGGAGCAGGACGCCGAGCTGGCGGCCAACCTCGCCCGGATGACCGCCGCCGGCGTCACCCACCGCTACGAGCGCGCCGACGTGACCTCCGCCGAGCAGGTCGCCGCCGCGGTCGAGCGGTTCCGGGCCGAGCTGGGCGAGGTCACCGCCGTGCTGCACGGCGCGGGCCGCAACGAGCCCCGCGCGCTGACCGGCCTGACCGAGGAGGACTTCCACGCCACCCTCGCGCCGAAGATCGCGGGCCTGGAGGCGGTGCTGGCCGCGGTGGACGCCGACCGGGTCAAGCTGCTGATCACCTTCGGCAGCATCATCGGCCGCGCCGGGCTGCGCGGCGAGGCGCACTACGCCACGGCCAACGACTGGATGACCGAGCTGACCGCCCGGTTCGGGCGTGAGCACCCGGCGGCGCGCGTGCTGGCCCTGGAGTGGTCGGTCTGGTCCGGCGCCGGCATGGGCGAGCGGCTGGGCGTGGTGGAGGCGCTGATGCGCGACGGCATCACGCCGATCTCCACCGACGCGGGCATCGCCGTGCTGCGCGAGGTGCTGGCGGACCCGGAGGCGGGCCCGGTGCTCGTCGTGTCCGGCCGCGCCGCCGGGCTGCCCACGCTGGAGCAGGAGCGCGCCGAGCTGCCGCTGACCCGGTTCGTGGACCGCGTGGTGGTGCACTACCCGGGCGTGGAGCTGGTCACCGAGGCCGAGCTGTCCGACCGCAGCGACCCGTACCTCGGCGACCACCTGCTGGACGGCGACCTGCTGTTCCCGGCCGTCATCGGCATGGAGGCCATGACCCAGGTCGCCACCGCCCTCACCGGGCACGACGCGCCGCCGCTGCTGGAGGACGTGCGCTTCCTGCGGCCGGTGGTGGTGCGGCCCGGCGGCGCGCTGACCGTGCGGCTCGCGGCGCTGGCCCGCGACGCGGAGACGGTGGACGTGGTCATCCGCGCCGAGGACACCGGTTTCTCCGCCGACCACTTCCGGGCCCGGTTGCGGTTCCCGCGGCCGGAGATCCCCGGCGACCGCGTCGACGGCGCCGCCGCCCTGCCCCCGGTGCCGGTCGACCCGGTCACCGAGCTGTACGGCTCGGTGCTGTTCCAGGGCAAGCGGTTCCAGCGCCTCCAGGGCTACCGGCGCGCCTCGGCCCGGCACGCGGTGGCCGAGGTCGCCACCGCGCCCACCGCGTCGTGGTTCGCCCCGTTCCTGCCGCAGGACCGGCTGCTGGCCGACCCCGGCACGCGGGACGTGATGATGCACGCCATCCAGTGCTGCGTGCCCGACGCGACGCTGCTGCCGGAGAGCGTGGAGCGGCTCTACCCGGCCGCGCCCGTCGACCAGCTCGCCGAGTACGTGGTCCTGGACGCCCGCGAGCGCTCGCAGGACGGCGACAGCTACACCTACGACCTCGACGTGCGCGACCCGGAGGGCCGGCTCGTCGAGCGCTGGGAGGGCCTGGTGCTGAGGGCCGTCCGCAAGCGCGACGGCGGGGGGCCGTGGACGCCCACCATGCTCGGCTCCTACCTGGAGCGCTCCCTGGAGCGGGTCCTGGGCGGCAGCCGCGCGGTCGTCGTCGAACCCGACCCGACCGGCGCCGCGCCCGAGCGGCGCGCGCAGACGGCCCTGGCGCTGAGCCGGGCGCTGGACCGGCCGGTGGTGGTCCGCTACCGGCCCGACGGCCGGCCCGAGGTCGAGGGCGCCTCGGTGTCCGCCTCGCACGGCGCGGGCCTGACGTTCGCCGCGGTGGCCGGCGGCGGCGCGCTCGCCGTCGACGTGGAGACCGCCGCGCCGCGCGGCGCGGACGACTGGGCCGGGCTGCTGGGCGGCGACCTGCTCGCGGTGCGGGACCTGCTCGCCGGTGAGGCGGGCGAGTCCGCGGACGTGGCGGGCACCCGGGTGTGGGGCGCGCTGGAGTGCCTGCGCAAGACCGGGTCCACCACGCAGGCGCTGACCGTCGACCGGGTCCACCCGGACGGCTGGGCGGTGCTGTCGACCGGCGACGCGCGGGTCGCCACCTGGGTGACCACCGTGGACGGCCGGACCGAGCCGGTGGTGTTCGCCGTGCTCGTGGGGAAGGAGGACTGA
- a CDS encoding cobalamin-independent methionine synthase II family protein, with protein sequence MPIPTEPIGSVPRPPELIQGFQDHAEGRIDDAALRELTDAALADTVSRMAATGSPVVTDGEQDKPSFLTYPVAGIPDLAPGGAVVPFADGHTRQLPVLTSGPFRYAAHAVDQLRAARRLTDLPVKQAVIAPSALSLLYPPDGIDGYPRERFLADLADEAEADIRQCLEAGADSVQLDFTEGRLSLKLDPSGGLLRDFTALITTVLERFSAEERARIGVHTCPGGDQDSTHSADVDYAELLPTLFALPAGRFYVQLASEPDRGRVLAVIRDHLPAGARVFVGVVDPIDPRVETAEEVRDRVLEAARFIPLEQLGTCDDCGFSPFADDMSTSRDTAFAKIAARVEGTRLAAEALGA encoded by the coding sequence ATGCCCATACCCACCGAGCCGATCGGCAGCGTGCCCCGGCCGCCGGAGCTGATCCAGGGCTTCCAGGACCACGCGGAGGGCCGCATCGACGACGCCGCGCTGCGGGAGCTGACCGACGCGGCGCTGGCCGACACGGTGAGCCGCATGGCCGCCACCGGTTCCCCGGTGGTCACCGACGGTGAGCAGGACAAGCCGAGCTTCCTCACCTACCCGGTGGCGGGCATCCCGGACCTGGCACCCGGCGGCGCGGTGGTCCCGTTCGCCGACGGCCACACCCGGCAGCTCCCGGTGCTGACCAGCGGCCCGTTCCGGTACGCCGCGCACGCGGTCGACCAGCTCCGCGCCGCCCGGCGGCTCACCGACCTGCCGGTCAAGCAGGCCGTCATCGCGCCCTCGGCGCTGAGCCTGCTCTACCCGCCCGACGGCATCGACGGCTACCCGCGCGAGAGGTTCCTGGCGGACCTGGCGGACGAGGCCGAGGCCGACATCCGGCAGTGCCTGGAGGCCGGCGCCGACTCGGTGCAGCTCGACTTCACCGAGGGCAGGCTGTCGCTCAAGCTCGACCCGTCCGGCGGCCTGCTGCGCGACTTCACCGCGCTGATCACCACCGTGCTGGAGCGGTTCTCCGCCGAGGAGCGCGCCCGGATCGGCGTGCACACCTGCCCCGGCGGCGACCAGGACTCCACGCACAGCGCGGACGTCGACTACGCGGAGCTGCTGCCGACGCTGTTCGCGTTGCCGGCGGGCCGGTTCTACGTGCAGCTCGCGAGCGAGCCCGACCGCGGGCGGGTGCTGGCCGTGATCCGGGACCACCTGCCCGCCGGCGCGCGGGTGTTCGTCGGCGTCGTCGACCCGATCGACCCCCGCGTCGAAACGGCCGAGGAGGTGCGCGACCGCGTGCTGGAGGCGGCGCGGTTCATCCCGCTGGAGCAGCTGGGCACCTGCGACGACTGCGGTTTCTCGCCGTTCGCCGACGACATGTCCACCTCGCGCGACACCGCGTTCGCCAAGATCGCCGCCCGCGTCGAGGGCACGCGGCTCGCCGCCGAGGCGCTGGGCGCCTGA
- a CDS encoding maleylpyruvate isomerase family mycothiol-dependent enzyme produces MGHSPGPGTPAASRVTPERWAAARAAVREAGERFADLVASAPDPAARATADWTVADTAAHVTGIAWNNTAVVADGAKPFPIPEVRPRMAGATLDTLATDVNPVQLASFTERAPARLADLLRASVAEMLDTTADADPERVHGWLGGSRLSLAGVFAHMANELLVHGHDIARASRRPWHVPDEQAALFVDLFLVDLTRHGYGRLLDDRPVRPDRIAVRFHSNHTAPLVMVLEDGVARVEEPGADVDVHLRFRPSVLNLVLFRRVGRARAAMSGSLVVWGRRPWLLPAFLRKLRMP; encoded by the coding sequence GTGGGGCACTCACCCGGACCCGGCACACCGGCCGCGAGCCGCGTCACGCCCGAGCGGTGGGCGGCGGCCCGCGCCGCCGTCCGCGAGGCGGGGGAGCGGTTCGCCGACCTGGTCGCCTCCGCGCCCGACCCCGCGGCCAGGGCCACGGCGGACTGGACGGTGGCCGACACCGCGGCGCACGTGACCGGCATCGCGTGGAACAACACCGCCGTCGTCGCCGACGGCGCGAAGCCCTTCCCCATCCCCGAGGTGCGCCCGCGCATGGCGGGCGCGACGCTCGACACGCTCGCCACCGACGTCAACCCCGTGCAGCTCGCGAGCTTCACCGAGCGCGCCCCGGCGCGGCTGGCCGACCTGCTGCGCGCCTCGGTCGCGGAGATGCTCGACACCACCGCCGACGCCGACCCCGAGCGCGTGCACGGCTGGCTCGGCGGTTCCCGGCTCTCGCTGGCCGGGGTGTTCGCGCACATGGCCAACGAGCTGCTGGTGCACGGCCACGACATCGCCCGCGCGTCCCGGCGACCCTGGCACGTCCCGGACGAGCAGGCCGCGCTGTTCGTCGACCTGTTCCTGGTCGACCTCACCCGGCACGGCTACGGCCGGCTGCTGGACGACCGGCCCGTGCGGCCGGACCGGATCGCGGTGCGGTTCCACTCCAACCACACCGCCCCGCTGGTGATGGTGCTGGAGGACGGCGTCGCCAGGGTGGAGGAGCCCGGCGCGGACGTCGACGTGCACCTGCGGTTCCGGCCCTCGGTGCTGAACCTGGTGCTGTTCCGGCGGGTGGGCCGCGCGCGGGCGGCGATGAGCGGGTCGCTGGTGGTGTGGGGCCGCCGCCCGTGGCTGCTGCCGGCCTTCCTGCGCAAGCTCCGGATGCCCTGA
- a CDS encoding ABC1 kinase family protein: protein MAPRRPGHLDHKGAIPMTITGRLLRLPGLVLRGSWVGAVVLAHALAVAASTATARLRGDAAGRGLRDGERWVRVLTRLGPSYIKIGQLLSTRRDLLPDAVTTPLARLTDSARPPRRRRVARAVRRAYRDRPWPFREFRWEPVACGSIATVHEAVTLDGRHVAVKVRRPGVAGVMWRDFTLTAAAMTALGLVPRLRRMPFKLMHDQVGGAILRQLDFRAEAGALASLRANLSGFGNVRVPAPLPELCTDETVVMEYVPDLTRFAPGDLDADTRRAVVRAVLAAIYEMLFVDGVVHCDLHPGNLYFDRRAHLVVLDAGFVIRLPDAVRRSFADFFINMALGDGWMCGQIVIDSAAQVAEDSDLEGFRTGLRELVAETSGAKSGEFDLARFAGRLFDLQRRFGLFPAPEFAFPLLSLLVIEGMIKGFDSDVDFQAEAMPVLRRRNTPRAAESTAER from the coding sequence GTGGCGCCACGCCGCCCCGGCCACCTCGACCACAAGGGGGCGATCCCGATGACGATCACCGGTCGCCTGCTCCGGCTGCCCGGCCTCGTGCTGCGCGGGTCGTGGGTGGGCGCGGTCGTGCTGGCACACGCCCTGGCCGTCGCCGCCTCGACCGCCACCGCCCGGCTGCGCGGCGACGCCGCCGGGCGGGGCCTGCGCGACGGCGAGCGGTGGGTCCGCGTGCTGACCCGCCTCGGCCCCTCCTACATCAAGATCGGCCAGCTGCTGAGCACGCGGCGCGACCTGCTGCCCGACGCGGTGACCACGCCCCTGGCCCGGCTCACCGACTCGGCCAGGCCACCGCGCCGCCGCCGCGTCGCGCGGGCCGTGCGGCGCGCCTACCGGGACCGGCCGTGGCCGTTCCGGGAGTTCCGCTGGGAACCGGTGGCCTGCGGCAGCATCGCCACCGTCCACGAGGCGGTCACCCTGGACGGCAGGCACGTCGCGGTCAAGGTGCGCCGCCCCGGGGTCGCGGGCGTCATGTGGCGGGACTTCACGCTGACCGCCGCCGCCATGACCGCGCTGGGCCTGGTGCCCCGGCTGCGCCGGATGCCGTTCAAGCTCATGCACGACCAGGTCGGCGGCGCGATCCTGCGACAGCTGGACTTCCGGGCGGAGGCCGGGGCGCTGGCCTCGCTGCGCGCCAACCTGTCGGGGTTCGGCAACGTCCGCGTCCCGGCGCCGCTGCCCGAGCTGTGCACCGACGAGACCGTGGTCATGGAGTACGTCCCGGACCTGACCCGCTTCGCACCCGGCGACCTCGACGCCGACACGCGCCGCGCGGTGGTGCGGGCGGTGCTGGCCGCCATCTACGAGATGCTGTTCGTCGACGGCGTGGTCCACTGCGACCTGCACCCCGGCAACCTCTACTTCGACCGCCGCGCGCACCTGGTGGTGCTGGACGCGGGCTTCGTCATCCGCCTGCCCGACGCGGTGCGCCGGTCGTTCGCGGACTTCTTCATCAACATGGCGCTGGGCGACGGTTGGATGTGCGGGCAGATCGTCATCGACAGCGCCGCCCAGGTCGCCGAGGACAGCGACCTGGAGGGGTTCCGCACCGGCCTGCGCGAGCTGGTCGCCGAGACCTCCGGGGCGAAGTCCGGCGAGTTCGACCTGGCCCGCTTCGCCGGGCGGCTGTTCGACCTCCAGCGCCGGTTCGGCCTGTTCCCGGCGCCCGAGTTCGCCTTCCCCCTGCTGTCGCTGCTGGTCATCGAGGGGATGATCAAGGGTTTCGACTCCGACGTCGACTTCCAGGCGGAGGCGATGCCGGTCCTGCGCCGGCGCAACACCCCACGTGCCGCCGAATCCACTGCTGAAAGGTGA
- a CDS encoding carboxymuconolactone decarboxylase family protein has product MDATTHVRVPLIAEDQAEGRLAELYEEIKQATNLPFVPDMFRLTSTRPDLLEAVVAGYKGMYLGGVLPRQTRELISAWTSKVNECPYCVGTHNFFYRAFGGPEEIAKAVESATTADDLPVDERTKVLLRLLTKLSREAYKVTDEDWRHALEAGWTAEELLEAFFTSSMFNFITRMVDGLGLGLSVAASRVSRQEVPRAAPPQELPREIPSQQVPAGDDR; this is encoded by the coding sequence ATGGACGCAACCACCCACGTCCGGGTGCCGCTGATCGCCGAGGACCAGGCCGAGGGCCGCCTCGCCGAGCTGTACGAGGAGATCAAGCAGGCGACCAACCTGCCGTTCGTGCCGGACATGTTCCGCCTCACGTCCACCCGGCCGGACCTGCTCGAAGCCGTCGTGGCCGGCTACAAGGGCATGTACCTGGGGGGTGTGCTGCCGCGGCAGACGCGCGAGCTGATCTCCGCCTGGACGTCGAAGGTGAACGAGTGCCCGTACTGCGTCGGCACGCACAACTTCTTCTACCGCGCGTTCGGCGGTCCGGAGGAGATCGCCAAGGCGGTCGAGTCCGCGACGACCGCCGACGACCTGCCGGTGGACGAGCGCACGAAGGTGCTGCTGCGCCTGCTGACCAAGCTCAGCCGCGAGGCGTACAAGGTCACCGACGAGGACTGGCGGCACGCCCTGGAGGCGGGCTGGACCGCCGAGGAGCTGCTGGAGGCGTTCTTCACCTCCTCGATGTTCAACTTCATCACCCGCATGGTCGACGGCCTGGGCCTGGGCCTGTCCGTGGCGGCGAGCCGGGTCTCCCGGCAGGAGGTGCCCCGGGCAGCGCCGCCGCAGGAGCTCCCGCGGGAGATCCCGTCGCAGCAGGTCCCGGCCGGGGACGACCGGTGA
- a CDS encoding SDR family NAD(P)-dependent oxidoreductase, which produces MSPSRAVLITGVNSSGGLSSGTGRATALRLHRAGWPVYATGRNLDGLKDLAEEGITTLRVDVTDEESMVAAVERVTEDHGSVGVLVNNAAYSLNGTIGETPLEQVRRQFETNFFGLSRMTQLVLPGMREQRSGRVVMMSSIFGLFATPGRGYYQATKHALEAIGDSLRLEVAPWGIKVVIIEPSPILGSFVPTTVGDLGLATDSDLYADFWERFVAWHGAYREVDHPRGRGRTSVRSGKVAEVIEKAITAPNPRIRYRIGIPVRLLGPQRAIFGDRAWEAFVTRFFPQP; this is translated from the coding sequence GTGAGCCCGTCGCGCGCGGTCCTGATCACCGGGGTCAACTCCTCCGGTGGGCTGTCCTCGGGCACGGGCCGCGCCACGGCGCTGCGCCTGCACCGCGCCGGTTGGCCGGTGTACGCCACCGGCCGCAACCTCGACGGGTTGAAGGACCTGGCCGAGGAGGGCATCACCACGCTGCGGGTGGACGTCACCGACGAGGAGTCGATGGTGGCCGCGGTGGAGCGGGTCACCGAGGACCACGGCTCGGTCGGCGTGCTGGTCAACAACGCCGCCTACAGCCTCAACGGCACCATCGGCGAGACGCCGCTGGAGCAGGTGCGGCGGCAGTTCGAGACGAACTTCTTCGGCCTGTCGCGGATGACGCAACTGGTGCTGCCGGGGATGCGCGAGCAGCGGTCGGGCCGCGTCGTGATGATGTCGTCGATCTTCGGCCTGTTCGCCACCCCCGGCCGCGGCTACTACCAGGCCACCAAGCACGCCCTGGAGGCCATCGGCGACTCGCTGCGGCTGGAGGTGGCGCCGTGGGGCATCAAGGTGGTGATCATCGAGCCCTCGCCGATCCTGGGGTCGTTCGTGCCCACCACCGTCGGCGACCTCGGCCTGGCCACCGACAGCGACCTGTACGCCGACTTCTGGGAGCGGTTCGTGGCCTGGCACGGCGCCTACCGCGAGGTCGACCACCCCAGGGGCCGGGGGCGGACCTCGGTGCGCTCGGGCAAGGTCGCCGAGGTGATCGAGAAGGCCATCACGGCGCCCAACCCCCGCATCCGCTACCGGATCGGCATCCCGGTGCGGCTGCTGGGCCCGCAGCGGGCGATCTTCGGCGACCGGGCCTGGGAGGCGTTCGTCACCAGGTTCTTCCCGCAGCCGTAG